The Neodiprion fabricii isolate iyNeoFabr1 chromosome 4, iyNeoFabr1.1, whole genome shotgun sequence genome window below encodes:
- the LOC124179709 gene encoding uncharacterized protein LOC124179709 isoform X7 — protein sequence MLSPILRLLGVLGVLLVLDPSLPASGSVPDPAESEMIEVSEATTAIPKRTLPDRCLVGTEPGPCKYYIHKWTFNKARGKCRTFVYGGCLGNENRFDSEIECLHYCVGGPDHTLPPYMVTKGSIFITTSTSTTAAPSPTTNKIPPPTFSPPKPTKPPVPKHKRGKELTFMESGHEKTFMFAQNNTFIQIDGSGIKTFQLRLCREISFKFRTKLPHGLLVYHSVKDRPDSLDPYALYVIVEKGQLKVVHVFGKKSTSLTVGEGLNRDEWHSVLVRIDVHGAKLIARVDETQEETNLEVLEAEVNYGVSEELASVVLIGGLSSEEKLHGVKYIIESFVGCIRDMVLSSGKSASDLLPIRPLIATKHENVKEGCVDKCRTRENLCFVGSQCVNHYNSLTCDCFGTKYEGERCDVYTATILTLRGSSFVSFRVYDWKDRVHSSVNRISLAFKTRWDDSALFYASGEIEGTAHYVAASIKNRSVNIELDFGHDSKIQTVMGDDVTSNHWNNLTIYHNGPLVFVSLNDESKVLEVPGENYNMIIDPEIYIGGGPELHKKKGLVSHNNFAGSFKYVFFNDKSIIYELKRSNPMVHYIGILEPEYYEADVEVIPITYPFAGSHIWWPNIESNSLKLNFDFKSSKPLAVLASSDTKNIDGIGYWEVRLVNDEIRFELVPDVKNNVTHITSVHFPPHNTSWHAVELNYTKGELSLQVDYRNKKSKLFAMAFELGDRVIIGSGKTNMGLVGCMREIRVNDHRIEPRHVVNTERVVGEVALDNCQFVDPCKRPNRCEHGGKCSVEVDRITCDCKETGYRGTNCHFAEYRKTCEELALLGYTKDDVYRIDIDGNGRFPPALVKCEFQSIEDSTKTIVEHNLPSQVDVRSIDQKEDFSYSIKYREFTAEMLQELISHSLYCSQYLKYDCYKAPVELHSATWFRGSKGVTVDYIGNVSRGSCPCGMNRTCVNPKLSCNCDVSAGKWLSDEGYYETPESLGITELVFLQQSDLDVDARGRITLGPLECVETNTQKYVVTFTTSQSYIEVPGWRKGDIAFSFRTTGEKAILLYQPPIRSNYPSFMVALTSDYLLTFNFTLNTGQCREIEVKSRRKLNNGEWQKIWIDYNDYHVRFMINTDSEMVDLLSEEEFGPFEGSMFIGGATAEHLKTSSVRQGLIGCFRGLVVNGEILDIHSYMSVHLSEIIKDCKPSCQPNKCQNGARCVELWSNFECVCKNKWAHLGTYCETNINNAALTFTSPEALVKKNYIGNEDDEEKLLLKGMFLENILINIRTYDANSLILYANDHLNNFLHLYISNGTSIVYLFNSGNEIRNVTVDYPGASTGDSVQIAIIRTEKNTTVHVNEANVTLDAVPILLNSYSNKPWINPEKEVLAPQRPPAPPTSYFQVNLGGFDPDNLLRVGKKGEAIQGYVGCLRGLRIGEYLVPLPQLASEAYQEGSKGLIANCHMKCDAAPCKNLGICTEDFRRQESSCNCEHTSYFGENCAEEKGAEFSGESVVQREFDLDGEVNQVKIQLAFSSNDLRQRTMALLLLQTENKRSYYLLVALTSEGHLIFEEDREGSAYAVRINDRNFLNGARHSVYYERNNNTTTLLIDREAVPLSNPVLSFAADNESNLDNPGGANEIQLGGLNTTDPRFTAYKGYTGCLSNVVVSINGGAVMKPLEEYMLFTKTGSDTVRATMPAGVRSAQCAAFHVQPRGLEPPRNDSVGRDKAWVEEPPDRVVYKSQRSDETKKEQGAGTYVFIALCIILAAAVMGCIYGVCRSAHKDRQNRARDAEDIATNSQSRWQGDSYDVPAVPPTSTAVKTVGFKTVETEDEKKLNGTHHAKPLATKDYKTIPNVDTKIDLLHDKKTHFKADEEHEKKELLGVNTALVFKSPKPNPFSMEDLREEPELEECEEEQEEEDNEEISSTASNSTDRSRNSVPDDDILVRPAPISRWSRMKIEENVIPLDPISNSEAPKTPYQF from the exons ATGTTGTCGCCCATATTGAGGCTCCTAGGCGTCCTGGGGGTCCTCCTAGTCCTCGACCCTTCGTTGCCCGCTTCCGGAAGCGTGCCTGACCCTGCGGAGTCCGAAATGATCGAGGTGAGCGAGGCCACAACTGCGATCCCAAAGCGGACACTCCCAGACCGCTGTCTCGTCGGCACGGAGCCCGGGCCCTGCAAGTACTACATTCACAAATGGACCTTCAACAAGGCCAGGGGGAAGTGCAGGACCTTCGTGTACGGCGGTTGTCTCGGCAACGAGAACAGATTCGACTCGGAAATCGAATGTCTTCACTACTGCGTCGGTGGTCCGGATC ACACTCTGCCACCCTACATGGTCACGAAGGGCAGCATCTTCATCACCACCAGCACTTCGACCACCGCCGCGCCGTCGCCGACTACCAATAAAATCCCACCGCCAACTTTCTCACCGCCGAAACCCACAAAGCCACCTGTTCCGAAGCACAAGAGAGGAAAG GAACTTACCTTCATGGAATCTGGTCACGAGAAGACGTTCATGTTCGCCCAGAACAACACATTCATTCAGATCGATGGAAGCGGTATCAAAACTTTTCAGCTAAG GCTGTGTCGTGAGATatcgttcaaatttcgaacgaaaTTACCCCACGGCCTACTAGTCTATCACAGTGTCAAGGATCGGCCGGATAGTCTGGATCCTTACGCGTTATACGTGATTGTTGAAAAGGGCCAGCTCAAGGTAGTCCATGTGTTTGGAAAGAAATCGACCAGCCTTACCGTTGGCGAAGGTCTCAACAGAGACGAGTGGCACAGTGTGTTAGTAAGGATCGATGTTCACGGGGCTAAACTCATCGCCAGAGTCGATGAGACGCAAGAGGAAACGAACCTCGAGGTCCTCGAAGCCGAAGTCAATTACGGAGTCTCCGAAGAGTTGGCTTCCGTCGTACTGATTGGAG GTTTGAGCTCGGAGGAAAAGCTTCACGGTGTGAAATATATAATTGAATCGTTCGTTGGGTGCATCAGAGACATGGTATTGAGTTCCGGCAAATCGGCGAGCGATTTGCTGCCCATAAGACCTCTGATCGCCACAAAACATGAGAACGTCAAGGAGGGTTGTGTGGACAA GTGCAGAACACGGGAGAATCTCTGCTTCGTTGGTAGTCAGTGTGTAAATCACTATAACAGCTTGACTTGCGACTGTTTCGGGACGAAATACGAAGGGGAAAGATGCGACGTTTACA ctGCGACCATTCTCACACTGAGAGGCTCgtctttcgtttcttttcgaGTATATGATTGGAAGGATCGGGTGCATTCCTCCGTGAATAGGATTAGTCTCGCGTTCAAG ACCAGATGGGACGACTCGGCGTTGTTTTACGCGTCCGGAGAGATTGAGGGAACCGCTCATTACGTCGCGGCATCGATAAAGAACCGATCAGTCAACATCGAGCTGGATTTCGGCCACGATTCAAAGATACAAACAGTGATGGGCGACGACGTGACGTCGAACCACTGGAACAATTTGACCATATACCACAACGGACCTTTGGTATTTGTAAGTCTTAACGACGAGTCGAAGGTGCTTGAAGTGCCCGGAGAGAATTACAACATGATCATTGATCCCGAAATTTACATCGGAGGCGGACCTGAGCTCCACAAAAAAAAGGGACTCGTTTCTCACAATAACTTTGCAG GCTCGTTCAAGTACGTTTTCTTCAACGACAAGTCCATCATATACGAACTGAAACGGTCGAATCCGATGGTCCATTACATCGGGATATTGGAACCCGAGTATTATGAGGCTGACGTCGAGGTGATACCGATAACATATCCTTTCGCTGGAAGTCACATTTGGTGGCCGAATATTGAGTCTAACTCCTTGAAgttgaatttcgatttcaaaaGCTCGAAGCCTCTGGCCGTCCTGGCGTCTAGTGATACCAAGAACATCGACGGAATTGGCTACTGGGAG GTTCGTTTGGTGAACGATGAAATTCGTTTTGAGCTCGTTCCAgacgtgaaaaataatgtcaCCCACATAACGTCGGTACATTTTCCACCTCATAATACATCTTGGCATGCCGTTGAACTGAATTACACCAAAGGAGAATTGAGTTTACAAGTTGATTACAGAAACAAAAAGAGCAAACTTTTTGCCATGGCATTTGAACTTGGTGACAGGGTTATTATCGGCAGTGGTAAAACTAACATGG GGTTGGTCGGTTGCATGAGGGAAATCAGAGTGAACGATCATCGGATAGAACCAAGGCACGTTGTCAACACTGAGAGAGTCGTTGGTGAGGTTGCGTTGGATAATTGTCAGTTCGTAGATCCATGCAAGAGGCCGAACAGGTGCGAACACGGTGGCAAATGTTCCGTAGAAGTGGACAGAATCACTTGCGACTGCAAAGAGACCGGTTACAGAGGGACAAACTGCCATTTTG CCGAGTATCGAAAAACTTGCGAGGAATTAGCCCTTCTGGGATACACCAAGGACGATGTGTACCGAATCGACATCGACGGAAACGGTCGATTTCCCCCGGCGCTTGTGAAGTGCGAATTTCAGTCCATCGAAGACTCGACGAAGACCATCGTCGAGCATAATCTTCCCTCTCAAGTGGACGTCAGGTCTATTGACCAAAAGGAAGACTTCTCGTACAGCATTAAGTACCGGGAATTCACAGCCGAAATGCTACAGGAGTTGATATCTCACTCGTTGTACTGCAGTCAATATCTCAAATACGATTGTTACAAGGCGCCCGTTGAACTGCACAGTGCTACTTGGTTTCGGGGGTCCAAAGGCGTCACTGTCGACTACATTGGCAATGTTAGTCGCGGCTCTTGTCCTTGCGGAA TGAACAGAACATGTGTTAATCCCAAACTCAGTTGCAATTGTGACGTTTCTGCCGGTAAATGGCTTTCCGATGAAGGTTACTACGAGACTCCTGAATCGTTGGGAATTACAGAATTGGTGTTTCTCCAGCAAAGTGACTTGGACGTTGATGCTCGGGGTAGAATTACTCTGGGACCTTTGGAGTGCGTCGAAACAA ACACACAGAAGTATGTCGTTACCTTCACAACGTCGCAGTCTTACATCGAAGTACCAGGTTGGCGGAAAGGTGACATAGCCTTCAGTTTTCGAACGACAGGCGAAAAGGCAATCTTGCTCTATCAGCCACCGATAAGGAGCAACTATCCGTCGTTCATGGTCGCTTTGACATCGGACTATCTATTGACATTCAATTTCACATTGAATACTGGACAGTGCCGTGAAATCGAGGTTAAAAGCCGGAGAAAACTCAACAATGGAGAATGGCAAAAGATTTGGATTGATTATAACGACTATCATGTCAGGTTTATGATCAACACCGATTCTGAAATGGTCGATTTACTGTCCGAGGAGGAGTTTGGACCTTTTGAAGGGTCCATGTTTATCGGTGGTGCGACCGC AGAACACCTCAAAACCTCTTCCGTACGACAGGGGCTTATCGGATGCTTTCGAGGTTTGGTTGtaaatggtgaaattttagACATACACAGCTACATGTCCGTTCATCTTTCCGAAATAATTAAGGATTGCAAGCCTTCCTGTCAACCGAACAAATGTCAAAATGGTGCCAGATGCGTTGAACTTTGGAGCAACTTTGAATGCGTTTGCAAAAACAAATGGGCACACCTGGGAACCTATTGCGAAACGA ATATAAATAACGCTGCACTGACGTTCACGTCACCGGAGGCTttggtgaagaaaaattatatcggTAACGAAGATGACGAGGAGAAACTTCTGCTAAAGGGAATGTTTCTGGAAAATATATTGATCAACATTAGGACGTACGATGCGAATTCTTTAATTCTGTATGCGAATGATCATTTGAACAATTTCTTGCACCTTTACATTTCGAACGGGACCAGTATCGTATACCTTTTCAATTCTGGTAATGAAATAAGAAACGTTACCGTCGATTATCCAG GTGCTAGTACCGGCGATTCGGTGCAAATAGCCATTATCAGAACCGAAAAGAACACGACTGTTCATGTTAATGAAGCCAACGTCACTCTCGACGCGGTTCCAATTTTACTGAACTCGTACTCCAACAAGCCTTGGATAAATCCTGAGAAAGAGGTTCTCGCGCCCCAAAGACCGCCGGCTCCACCGACCAGCTATTTTCAG GTGAACCTCGGCGGTTTTGATCCTGACAACTTACTCAGAGTTGGTAAAAAAGGTGAGGCGATCCAGGGATATGTTGGCTGTCTCCGGGGTCTGAGGATCGGCGAGTATTTGGTCCCCTTGCCTCAATTGGCGAGCGAGGCTTACCAAGAAGGTAGCAAAGGCTTAATAGCGAATTGTCACATGAAATGCGACGCTGCACCCTGCAAGAATCTCGGTATATGCACGGAGGATTTCAGGAGACAGGAGTCGTCTTGTAATTGTGAGCACACCTCGTATTTTGGGGAGAATTGTGCCGAAG aaaagGGTGCCGAATTCAGCGGTGAAAGCGTTGTTCAGAGGGAGTTTGACCTGGATGGCGAAGTGAATCAGGTAAAAATACAATTGGCGTTCTCCAGCAATGATTTGAGGCAAAGAACTATGGCACTGTTGCTTCTGCAGACTGAAAACAA AAGAAGCTACTATTTACTCGTTGCTTTAACATCCGAGGGTCATCTGATATTCGAAGAGGACAGAGAAGGTTCTGCCTACGCTGTTCGCATCAACGACAGAAACTTTTTGAATGGCGCAAGGCACAGTGTTTACTACGAGAGAAATAATAACACGACAACGCTGCTG ATCGACAGGGAGGCGGTTCCGTTATCAAATCCAGTTTTGAGTTTCGCCGCGGACAATGAGTCAAATCTGGATAATCCTGGAGGAGCGAATGAAATACAATTGGGCGGTTTGAACACCACAGATCCCAGATTCACCGCTTACAAGGGATACACCGGTTGTCTTAGCA ATGTCGTTGTGTCGATAAATGGTGGCGCTGTTATGAAACCACTCGAGGAATACATGCTGTTCACCAAAACTGGTAGCGATACTGTCAGGGCCACAATGCCAGCTGGTGTTCGAAGCGCTCAGTGCGCCGCTTTTCACGTACAACCCAGAGGTCTCGAACCCCCAAGGAACGATAGCGTG GGTCGAGATAAGGCTTGGGTCGAGGAACCTCCGGATCGCGTTGTTTACAAATCCCAGCGCTCCGACGAAACGAAGAAGGAACAGGGCGCAGGGACTTACGTCTTTATTGCGCTGTGCATTATCCTCGCTGCTGCGGTGATGGGCTGTATTTATGGGGTTTGTAGAAGTGCCCATAAAGACAGACAGAACAGAGCCAGAGACGCCGAGGATATTGCAACTAATTCGCAATCAAGGTGGCAAGGCGATTCCTATGATGTTCCGGCCGTCCCTCCCACCTCGACAGCCGTAAAAACCGTCGGTTTTAAGACCGTCGAAACGgaggatgagaaaaaattgaacggtACACATCACGCCAAGCCATTGGCAACAAAGGATTATAAAACCATACCAAATGTCGATACGAAAATCGACTTGTTGCACGACAAGAAAACGCATTTCAAAG cagatgAGGAACACGAAAAGAAAGAACTGCTCGGGGTAAATACCGCCCTGGTCTTTAAATCTCCGAAACCAAATCCATTC TCGATGGAAGATCTCAGGGAGGAACCGGAACTCGAAGAATGCGAAGAGGAACAAGAAGAGGAAGACAACGAAGAGATCAGCAGCACCGCCAGCAACAGTACCGATAGAAGCAGAAACAGCGTTCCAGATGATGATATTCTAGTGCGACCAGCACCG